A stretch of the Gemmatimonadota bacterium genome encodes the following:
- a CDS encoding matrixin family metalloprotease: protein MPLLALLRSGRGPSPLSLLAILLVLSGLFAMMRDRISTTQDLDETSQPCDEAHDPLCDSELDGGAARRGLAARSEGTAGPVLSAESACLNVGYLCAELESKGMVQIRRWKDFQGTIVVHIPRPDFLPSGDARRLQVGAAAGVRQWSGQPFPISVDERGNREAHFAVQWRRSLGGRQIGVARTQWSARGGLEVLMLELATQSPFGGSRTLDPRQVRLSAAHEMGHALGIMHSDNARDVMYPTNTATSLSARDYRTMVALYALADGTTIIH from the coding sequence ATGCCCCTGTTAGCTCTGCTGCGGTCGGGCCGGGGTCCGAGCCCCCTCTCGCTCCTCGCGATCCTGCTCGTGCTCTCCGGACTCTTCGCAATGATGCGTGATCGCATTTCGACGACCCAGGACCTCGACGAGACTTCCCAACCGTGTGATGAAGCTCATGACCCCTTGTGTGATTCCGAGCTGGACGGTGGGGCGGCGCGAAGAGGACTCGCCGCGCGGTCTGAGGGTACGGCGGGGCCAGTGCTGTCCGCCGAGAGTGCGTGCTTGAACGTCGGATACTTGTGTGCGGAGCTTGAGTCCAAGGGCATGGTGCAGATCCGTCGGTGGAAGGACTTTCAGGGCACGATCGTCGTGCACATTCCGCGACCTGACTTCTTGCCATCCGGCGACGCCCGCCGGCTCCAAGTCGGGGCCGCCGCGGGGGTGCGGCAGTGGAGTGGTCAGCCCTTCCCGATCTCTGTGGACGAGCGGGGGAACCGCGAGGCACACTTCGCGGTGCAGTGGCGCCGTTCACTCGGCGGCCGTCAGATCGGAGTGGCGCGCACCCAGTGGTCCGCGAGGGGGGGCTTGGAGGTCCTCATGCTCGAGCTCGCCACCCAGAGCCCCTTCGGTGGGAGCCGCACGCTGGACCCCCGTCAGGTGCGACTTAGCGCGGCGCACGAGATGGGCCACGCCCTGGGCATCATGCACAGTGACAACGCGCGCGACGTGATGTACCCGACGAATACCGCGACCTCGCTGAGCGCACGCGACTACCGCACCATGGTGGCGTTGTACGCGCTGGCGGACGGCACCACGATCATCCACTGA
- the lepB gene encoding signal peptidase I, protein MAGIRDWARSLLVAFVLFVVIRSFGVEAFKIPTSSMENTLLVGDFLLVNKAVYGTRVPGTDLRLPAISQPRRGDVVVFNPPHEPDRNYVKRLVGLPMDTLEMRDKRLYLNGAPLYEPYVQHVDRPGDAGHPDMRWQSNHLVAAPMREYQPTRDNWGPIVVPRERYFVLGDNRDNSEDSRYWGFVHRDAIRGRPWFVYYSFDPRGSERAPWLREIRWRRIGTAVR, encoded by the coding sequence ATGGCCGGCATCCGGGACTGGGCCAGGTCTCTCTTGGTGGCGTTCGTGCTTTTCGTCGTCATCCGGTCCTTCGGCGTCGAGGCTTTCAAGATCCCTACCTCCTCGATGGAAAACACGTTGCTCGTTGGTGATTTCTTGCTGGTGAACAAGGCTGTCTACGGGACACGGGTTCCCGGCACTGACCTCCGACTGCCCGCTATCTCCCAGCCCCGCCGCGGGGACGTGGTCGTCTTCAACCCGCCGCACGAGCCCGATCGGAACTATGTGAAGCGGCTCGTAGGGCTCCCGATGGATACGCTGGAGATGCGGGACAAGCGTCTCTACCTGAACGGCGCCCCGCTGTACGAGCCGTACGTCCAGCATGTGGATCGGCCCGGCGACGCGGGGCACCCGGATATGCGGTGGCAATCCAACCATCTGGTCGCCGCACCGATGCGGGAGTATCAGCCTACCCGGGACAACTGGGGTCCGATCGTCGTGCCACGGGAACGCTACTTCGTGCTCGGCGACAACCGAGACAACAGTGAGGACTCGCGGTACTGGGGCTTCGTCCACAGGGACGCGATCCGGGGCAGGCCCTGGTTCGTCTACTACTCTTTCGACCCGCGGGGGAGTGAGCGTGCGCCCTGGCTGCGGGAGATCCGTTGGAGACGCATCGGAACTGCCGTACGCTAG
- a CDS encoding sigma-70 family RNA polymerase sigma factor, whose product MTFSARRGAFKEGSLDQYLKEISRYPLIDRAEEARLAKLIRVGEEEALNKLVRSNLRFVVSVSKKYQNQGVPLSDLINEGNLGLIRAGHKFDETKGIKFISYAVWWIRQAILQALAEQSRIVRVPLNRAGALHRIGRRSSTLLQELGREPTVEEIADGLDITQEEVERTLAISQSHLSLDAPMTPGEDNRLLDYLPDQYSPGPEDEAYSHALKNTVEEALGTLKEREAKILRLYFGLDDQEPMTLEQIGAILGITRERVRQIKEKALVRLRHASRARFLETFM is encoded by the coding sequence ATGACCTTCTCTGCCCGACGCGGTGCCTTCAAGGAAGGCTCGCTGGATCAGTACCTGAAAGAGATCAGCCGGTATCCGTTGATCGACAGGGCAGAGGAAGCACGACTCGCCAAGCTGATCCGGGTCGGTGAGGAGGAAGCCCTCAACAAGCTCGTGCGTTCCAATCTTCGCTTCGTCGTGTCCGTCTCGAAGAAGTACCAGAACCAAGGGGTCCCCCTCTCTGACCTGATCAACGAGGGGAACCTGGGGCTGATCAGGGCCGGCCATAAGTTTGACGAGACCAAGGGCATCAAGTTCATCAGCTACGCCGTCTGGTGGATTAGGCAGGCGATCCTCCAGGCACTGGCCGAGCAGAGCCGGATCGTACGCGTGCCCCTCAATCGTGCCGGAGCCCTCCACCGTATCGGCCGCCGAAGCTCGACGCTGCTACAGGAGTTGGGCAGGGAACCCACCGTCGAGGAAATCGCCGATGGCCTAGACATCACGCAGGAAGAAGTCGAGCGGACGCTCGCGATCTCGCAGTCACACCTGTCGCTGGACGCCCCGATGACCCCTGGGGAAGACAATCGTCTGCTCGACTATCTCCCCGACCAATACTCGCCGGGCCCCGAGGACGAAGCGTACTCCCACGCGCTCAAGAATACCGTCGAGGAAGCGTTGGGTACGCTCAAGGAACGCGAAGCGAAGATCTTGCGGCTGTACTTCGGGCTGGACGATCAAGAGCCGATGACACTCGAGCAAATCGGAGCCATCCTCGGCATCACCCGGGAGCGGGTGCGGCAGATCAAGGAAAAGGCGTTGGTTCGGCTGCGCCATGCCTCGCGGGCAAGGTTCCTCGAAACCTTCATGTAG